A stretch of the Medicago truncatula cultivar Jemalong A17 chromosome 5, MtrunA17r5.0-ANR, whole genome shotgun sequence genome encodes the following:
- the LOC112421727 gene encoding uncharacterized protein: MIYYMDSLPGGHPNIDVVRKKFMNAMCICRSLHLKLKSKSSIIPWIEIKCPMQTNGIDCGYFVMRFMKEIILPNQDMIPENYFGDYKCKTYSKDKLVEVEEDCATFTVEYLSEFHFLFQQFSFAFFN; the protein is encoded by the exons ATGATATATTATATGGATTCATTGCCGGGGGGACATCCTAACATTGACGTTGTAAGAAAAAAGTTCATGAA TGCCATGTGTATTTGTCGTTCCCTTCATCTCAAGTTAAAATCAAAGTCAAGTATAATCCCATGGATAGAAATAAAG TGTCCTATGCAAACTAATGGCATTGATTGTGGCTATTTTGTCATGCGATTTATGAAAGAGATAATATTGCCAAATCAAGACATGATCCCCGAAAAT TACTTTGGAGATTACAAATGTAAAACCTATTCTAAAGATAAGCTAGTTGAGGTCGAGGAGGATTGTGCAACCTTTACGGTCGAGTATCTTAGTgagtttcattttctttttcaacaattttcattTGCGTTTTTTAATTGA